Sequence from the Nocardia brasiliensis genome:
GACCGATTCGATGGTCAACTGGTGCCCCGGCCTCGGCACGGTGCTGTCCAACGAGGAGGTCACCGCCGACGGCCGCAGCGAGCGCGGCAACTTCCCGGTGTTCCGTAAGCGGCTGTGGCAGTGGATGATGCGGATCACCGCCTACGCCGACCGGCTGATCGACGACCTGGACCACCTGGACTGGTCGGATCAGGTGAAGGCGATGCAGCGCAACTGGATCGGCCGCTCGCGCGGCGCGCAGGTGAAGTTCGACGCGGCGGGCAGGCAGATCGAGGTCTTCACCACCCGGCCCGACACCCTGTTCGGCGCGACCTATGTCGTGCTCGCGCCGGAACACGAGCTGGTCGATCAGCTGACCGCGGCCGAGTGGCCCGCCGGCACCGACCCCCGCTGGACCAACGGCGGCGCCGCGAATCCCGCGGACGCCGTTGCGGCCTACCGCAAGTCGATCGTGGCCAAGTCGGATCTGGAGCGCCAGGAGAACAAGGAGAAGACCGGCGTCTTCCTCGGCGTGCACGCGGTGAACCCGGCCAACGGCCAGGCCGTTCCGGTCTTCATCGCCGACTATGTGCTCAGCGGCTACGGCACCGGCGCGATCATGGCGGTGCCCGGCCACGACCAGCGCGACTGGGAATTCGCCACCGCGCTCGGCCTGCCGATCGTGGAGGTCATCACCGGCGGCGACCTGAGCGAGGCCGCCTACTCCGGCGAAGGCACCCTGGTGAACTCCGGCTACCTCGACGGCCTGTCCGTCGAGGAGGCGAAGGCGACCATCATCGCCCGGCTGGAGACCGAGGGCCACGGCACCGGCACCATCCAGTACAAGCTGCGCGACTGGCTCTTCGCCCGCCAGCGCTACTGGGGCGAGCCGTTCCCGATCGTCTTCGACGAGGACGGCAGGCCGCACGCGCTGCCGGAATCGATGCTGCCCGTGCGGCTTCCGGAGCTCGACGATTTCGCGCCGGTCACCTTCGACCCGGACGACGCCGACTCCGAGCCGTCGCCGCCGCTGGCCAAGGCCGCCGAGTGGGTCAATGTCGAGCTCGACCTGGGCGACGGACTCAAGCGGTACCGCCGCGACACCAACGTCATGCCGAACTGGGCGGGCAGCTCGTGGTACCAGCTGCGCTACGCCGACCCGACCAACGCGGAGGCGTTCTGCGCCAAGGAGAACGAGCAGTACTGGCTCGGCCCGCGCCCGGCCGAGCACGGCCCGGACGATCCCGGCGGCGTCGATCTGTACATCGGCGGCATGGAACACGCGGTGCTGCACCTGCTGTACGCGCGGTTCTGGCAGAAGGTGCTGTTCGATCTCGGCGATGTCAGCGGCCGGGAACCGTACCGGAAGCTGTTCAACCAGGGCTACATCCAGGCCTACGCCTACACCGACGCGCGCGGTGCGTACGTGCCCGCGGCCGAGGTCGTCGAGCGCGACGGCAAGTTCTTCTGGACCGAGCCGGGCGGCACCGAGATCGAGGTGTTCCAGGAGTACGGCAAGATCGGCAAGTCGCTGAAGAACGCGGTCTCGCCCGACGAGATGTACGACCTCTACGGCGCGGACACCTTCCGCTTCTACGAGATGTCGATGGGTCCGCTGGACAGCTCGCGGCCGTGGGCGACCAAGGACGTCGTCGGGGCGCACCGCTTCCTGCAGCGGGTGTGGCGACTGGTGGTGGACGAGGAGACCGGCGCGGTGCGCGTCGCCGACCTGGACCCCACCCCGGAGACGCTGCGCCTGCTGCACAAGACCATCGCCGGTGTCGACGAGGACTACGCCGCGCTGCGCGACAACACCGCGGGCGCCAAGCTGATCGAGCTGACCAACCATCTCACCAAGACCTACCCCGACGGCGCGCCGCGCACCGTGGTGGAGGCGCTGGTGCTGATGCTGGCCCCGCTGTCCCCGCATATCGCTGAGGAGATGTGGGAACGCCTGGGACACAACGAGTCCCTGGCGCACGGCCCGTTCCCGGTGGCCGATCCCGCGCTGCTGGTCGAGGACTCCGTCGAGTACCCGATTCAGGTGAACGGGAAGGTGCGCAGCCGGATCCAGGTGCCCGCCGACGCCGACAACGCCACCATCGAGGCGGCGGCGCTCACCGACGAGAAGATCGCCGCACTGCTCAACGGCGCGGCCCCGCGCAAGCTGATCGTGGTCCCCGGCCGACTGGTCAACATCGTCGCGTAGTCCACCGAACTCGGCCCCTTCCCGCTCCGACGCACACCGGAACAGGAAGGGGCCGAAGCCTTTTCCTAGCTCGGCATCGGGCGCAGCACGATCTCGGTCGGGTGCGCGTCGCGCGGCGTCTCGACCGCGGTGCGCACCGCGCCCGCAACGGTCTGCGCGCGCAGGAACTGCTCCGGCTGGTAATCCCTGCCCTCGTGCGCGATGATCGCGCGCTGCATGTCGGTGTCGATCCGGCCGGGGTGGATGGCGGTGACGCGCAACGCGGGCTCCTCCAGCCGCAGTGCATCGCCGAAGGCCCGCAGCGCGAACTTACTCGCGGCATAGGAAGCCCAGCCCGCGTTGGCGCGCAGGCCCGCACCCGAATTGATCAGCACCACATGGCCGTTCGCGACGCGCAGGGCAGGCAGCAGCAGCCGGGTCAGCTCAGCGACGGCGATCACGTTGGCTTCCAACGTGTGTCGCCACTGATCTACGGTGGACTCGGCGATGCTGTTCAGATCCGCGACACCCGCGTTGTGCACCAACACATCCAGCCGCGGTATCTGCGCGGTCGCCGCGGCCACCGCCGGATAGTCGGTCAGCTCGACCGGCCACGCGGTCGCGCCGGGCAGCTCGTCGAGAACAGGGCGCAGCGCCTCGGCCGATCGCGCGCCGAGCAGCAGGTCGTGCGTCGGCGCGAGCTCTCGGGCGATCGCGGCGCCGAGCCCGCGGCTCGCACCGGTGATCAGCGCGGTCGGCTTCGGGGTGCTGGTCACGGCATTGGTCATGCGCCCCACCGTAATGGCCCAGGAAAACAGAGCGATGCACGCATATATCGATCGACAATCTCGAGCAGCGAAATACGGACGGGGCATTCGAGAGTGACAACCGCCGCGCACGAGCCCCCCGCCACCAGGTGGGACGAGGCCGAGTCGGACATCACAGAACGCGCGTACTTGCGGGTGGCACCGCAGAATAGGGGGATGGCACACCCGGGATTCACCCCAACGCAGCTCGCGGCCCGCGCCGCGTACCTGCTGCGTGGCAACGACCTGGGCACGATGACCAGCGCGGCGCCGCGCCTGTACCCGCACATGTGGAGCTGGGACGCCGCGTTCGTCGCGGTCGGCCTGGCACCGCTGAGCGTGGAACGGGCCGTGATCGAACTCGACACGCTGCTGTCCGCGCAGTGGAAGAACGGCATGATCCCGCACATCGTCTTCGCCAACGGCGTCGACGGCTACTTCCCCGGCCCCGCGCGGTGGGAGTGCCGCAGGCTGGCCGCGAACGCGCCGGACGGACCGGACACCTCCGGCATCACGCAGCCGCCGGTGCACGCCATCGCGGTGCAACGCATCCTCGACCACTCACGCAGGCACGGCCGCAGCACCCGCGCGGTCGCGGAGGACTTCCTGCAGCGGCGCTGGCCCGATCTGGTGCGCTGGCATCGCTGGCTGGCCCACGCCCGCGACCCCAAGGAGACCGGCCGGATCACGCTCTATCACGGCTGGGAATCCGGCATGGACAACTCGCCACGCTGGGATCGGGCCTACGCCAACGTGATTCCTGAGGATCTACCGCCCTACCGGCGTGAGGACACCGCGGTGGTCGCCGACCCCACCCAGCGCCCGAGCGATCGCGAGTACGACCGCTATCTGTGGCTGGTCGAGCAGATGCGGCGGGCGGGCTACGACGACTACCAGCTCTCCTCGACG
This genomic interval carries:
- the ggh gene encoding glucosylglycerate hydrolase; this encodes MAHPGFTPTQLAARAAYLLRGNDLGTMTSAAPRLYPHMWSWDAAFVAVGLAPLSVERAVIELDTLLSAQWKNGMIPHIVFANGVDGYFPGPARWECRRLAANAPDGPDTSGITQPPVHAIAVQRILDHSRRHGRSTRAVAEDFLQRRWPDLVRWHRWLAHARDPKETGRITLYHGWESGMDNSPRWDRAYANVIPEDLPPYRREDTAVVADPTQRPSDREYDRYLWLVEQMRRAGYDDYQLSSTMSFAVEDVFVTGIFALACEVLANIGEEYKQPHADVRELYSWAERFRAGVIATTDARTGIARDFDVRLQRWISTETLAMFAPLLCGGLPRDTERTLLRTFEGPRFCGHPDLRYALPPSTSPVSRDFRSREYWRGPVWPVMSWLFSWVFARRGWAERSFMLRAEGLRQASDGSFAEYYEPFTGEPLGSMQQSWTAASVLDWLG
- the leuS gene encoding leucine--tRNA ligase, with the protein product MQDTRATDSDVPEHRYNAALAARIEQRWQRTWAERGTFHAPNPVGPLAGATPADKLFIQDMFPYPSGAGLHVGHPLGYIATDTFARYHRMHGRNVLHALGFDAFGLPAEQYAVQTGAHPRVTTESNIANMQRQLSRLGLGHDSRRSFSTTDPEYYRWTQWIFLRIYNSWYDQELDRARPIAELEDQFASGARAVPDGKTWAELTAAERGTLLDSYRLVYLTDSMVNWCPGLGTVLSNEEVTADGRSERGNFPVFRKRLWQWMMRITAYADRLIDDLDHLDWSDQVKAMQRNWIGRSRGAQVKFDAAGRQIEVFTTRPDTLFGATYVVLAPEHELVDQLTAAEWPAGTDPRWTNGGAANPADAVAAYRKSIVAKSDLERQENKEKTGVFLGVHAVNPANGQAVPVFIADYVLSGYGTGAIMAVPGHDQRDWEFATALGLPIVEVITGGDLSEAAYSGEGTLVNSGYLDGLSVEEAKATIIARLETEGHGTGTIQYKLRDWLFARQRYWGEPFPIVFDEDGRPHALPESMLPVRLPELDDFAPVTFDPDDADSEPSPPLAKAAEWVNVELDLGDGLKRYRRDTNVMPNWAGSSWYQLRYADPTNAEAFCAKENEQYWLGPRPAEHGPDDPGGVDLYIGGMEHAVLHLLYARFWQKVLFDLGDVSGREPYRKLFNQGYIQAYAYTDARGAYVPAAEVVERDGKFFWTEPGGTEIEVFQEYGKIGKSLKNAVSPDEMYDLYGADTFRFYEMSMGPLDSSRPWATKDVVGAHRFLQRVWRLVVDEETGAVRVADLDPTPETLRLLHKTIAGVDEDYAALRDNTAGAKLIELTNHLTKTYPDGAPRTVVEALVLMLAPLSPHIAEEMWERLGHNESLAHGPFPVADPALLVEDSVEYPIQVNGKVRSRIQVPADADNATIEAAALTDEKIAALLNGAAPRKLIVVPGRLVNIVA
- a CDS encoding SDR family oxidoreductase; the protein is MTNAVTSTPKPTALITGASRGLGAAIARELAPTHDLLLGARSAEALRPVLDELPGATAWPVELTDYPAVAAATAQIPRLDVLVHNAGVADLNSIAESTVDQWRHTLEANVIAVAELTRLLLPALRVANGHVVLINSGAGLRANAGWASYAASKFALRAFGDALRLEEPALRVTAIHPGRIDTDMQRAIIAHEGRDYQPEQFLRAQTVAGAVRTAVETPRDAHPTEIVLRPMPS